Within the Populus trichocarpa isolate Nisqually-1 chromosome 14, P.trichocarpa_v4.1, whole genome shotgun sequence genome, the region aaaCATAGTTTGtacttagattttattttaaattgtatctgaaaaatattaattaaataaaacttgattggcttggtaaaattcaatttaatctaAGTTGGgttagctatttttttaaaaaaaataaaataaatttatttcaaaataaaatcaccAATAAAAATTGTTTCACCATCCACAAATTGATTCAATAACTCGTATCCTTTCGCATCCATTCTATGTACAGAGGCTGAGAAACATGCAAGGATACGCAGCCCTTTCCGATTAGTTTGTTCAATCGAGACTCGCACGCCGAGGAATAAAAATAGGAATAAAAGGAGCATAGTGGTAAGTATCCAGCCatagtagataaaaaaaaatatcggtCCATGCACTCACGTGGGCCCAGAGCCGGATTCAAGTTGAAGATGAAAACTCGAAGATGATAAATCAACGGTGCAAAACAGGTTAACGATACATCTCAACGGTGAAGGGAccatagagaaaaaagaaaagaatcccATGTGACTTGAAGGTAGAGCTTTGACGCTGCTTCTGGTGTCCTGTAAAAGAGGAACCTTGTCGGTCCCACCCAACTCTTCACTCTAACATATACTTACGACTTTTGCATTAAAAGCTGTTAAAGGTCAACTCCACCTCACTGTCTCCAACCCAATCCCTTCACTCCCTCCCTTTCTCACCGATTTTACCGAGTCATCTATCCAACGGCTCATCACAACAAAACCTTTTGACCttatccctccctccctccctctcatCATTTTACACGTTCTCCAACCGGTTTCAATAGACCCGCTTCAAGACTTTGATATGAggtggtcaaattaattttgccAGTTGGCGGATGAATCCAATTTTTTTCACTAGATAATATcgttttaaacttttttaaacaaGCTAAACatgttgatttgataaaaaaaaaaattaaaatgaaattagacTGGAGTTAAATTTCAAGCTAATGaattaatatgtatttaatGTTGTAGAAAATTTTTCcattatagtttgaaaaaataaatttaaaaaaactttaaattatagTATTGGGTCAAGAAAGAGTTTTCAACCccatttatattaatataaaaaaaatattttaatatatttttttaaaaaataatttttaccgtAATATCAAAACACGCTCATTTTTATAACTGTGTTTTTAATCCCGTTAAGGGGACCCACCTTTAAAGAGGCATTCAAAGTCCTGGAAAAAACCTCCATGTGGCAGAGACCCATTAGATAGGGAGTTTGACGGCAAGGTAAACAGAAAGGACAGGATAGTGACCTTTGATGCCTTTGGCATTTGAGAGAGGAAAGGGCATCGGTTTgactctaaaaataatataaaataagcactactttcctttattttctcaGCATCTTTCTCCTTTcccttttgctttttctttccttttcttttttgatttttttcccccaTGTTTCAAGTTCCGTTGAATTGAATCCCTTCTGTTTATGTATCTACCTATTTCTACAATAATCACAACAATCTTTTCTCACCCCTCTCGTCTTTTTATATATCAGTCAATCAATccatagagagaaagagagattcaGTCTTGGATGGTGTAAAAGACATGGCTGTGGAGCTTATGATGGGGTATTCTGGTGATAGTTTTGCTACAAAAATGCAAGAGAATGATGTGAGAGAAGCCGCAACTGCTGGGATACAAAGCGTTGAGGAAGTCATAAAACTGCTCAAACAAAATCAACTGGAacagcaacaaaaacaacaatactACCAAGAGTTGTCTGCAGCCTCTTCAAGTTCCAATCTTGGCACGGATAATATCATGGCTGTTACTGATATGGCCGTGAACAATTTCAAAAAGGTTATTTCTTTACTGGGTCGCACCACAAGAACTGGCCATGCTCGATTTAGAAGAGCTCCTGTTGCCTGCCCTCCTCAACAACAAATACAAGAACCAGAACCAGGACCGCAACAGCAAAAACAGCAAGTTCAAGAGCCAGTACCATATGTTCGAGCAATTAATTCGCAGCCAACAGAGCAAGGCTCTGCTTTTAGAGTTTATCAACCGACCCCAATTCATCGTCTCCCTCCTTTGCCTCACAATCAGCAACAAAAGACACTGCTGGTTACGAAAAATGGATTATCAGATCGGAATGAAATGGCTACTACGATCAATTTCGCTAATTCGCCAACAATATCTGCTCCTTCTTTCTTGTCTTCTTTAACAGGGGAAACTGATAGCTTCCAGTGTTCTAAGTCTTCTGGGTTTCAGTTTACCCAACCTTCTGCTGGTAAACCTCCTTTGTCCTCTTCTTCTCTTAAGAGAAAGTGCAACTCCATGGATGATGCTGCTCTCAAGTGTGGCTCTTCTTCTAGTCGCTGCCACTGCTCCAAGAAAAGGTTTGTCGTCTAAACTAGCAAAGTCAAATTTcatttgcttaatttttatggaaTTGTTTGAAATGGTGctgatttcatttttcataacccttttttcattaattcagcaggaaatcaagaattaaaaggGTGGTTAGAGTTCCTGCAATTAGTAGTAAGATGGCAGATATCCCACCTGATGATTATTCCTGGAGAAAGTATGGCCAAAAGCCCATCAAAGGCTCTCCTCATCCCAGGTATCCTAAAGTTGCCTTCTTTGTTTCCTTGGTTCTCAATACATTCTGGGTATTGTCGGTCCTTCAATGTTCCTTTCACGTTTCGATTTATACTTGGATAGCCGTGGGCAAGTCCAAAAACTCAACCTTGATTCCTTTTGTTTCAACTTGTTTAGGGGATACTACAAGTGCAGTAGCGTGAGAGGATGTCCGGCACGCAAACACGTGGAGAGAGCTCTAGATGACTCGATGATGCTTATTGTGACCTATGAAGGGGAACACAACCACTCTCATCCAATCGATGAAGCACCTGGTGCTCTTGTCCTTGAATCATCTTAAGTCAACTGATCGATCGGCATGGAAAAGATCTTCCCCAGTTCATTCACGCCCGTGTAAGACAAGACACTAGTGCTCAGATAGTCAAAAGGACAAGGCTAGTGGGCACATTAGCTGCctaagcaacaaaaaaaaaaaaggagaaaaaaactcCATAGGATTCCTTAGTTTCTTTCATGTGGTTGAAGACTTTTGTTTAGAAATGAAAAAGGTAGGAAGAGGGTAGATATTGTGGATTTGGTGGGAGTTGAATCATGCAAGTAGtgggttttttattaattttttttgtcgagGTCCTACActgatttctatattttttatttttacatacaTATATGCTTGATTCCCTGGTGGATCTTGCAAGGTTTTCCCACTTATTTTGTTCCAATTTCCACTCATGCTATgtgcattgttttttaaatgagaggCAGTCAATGGGGAGGAGAAGGATTTGTATTTAATAGGGCATGGTTGACCCCCTTCATGTCCAAAATAGTTATGATGCTCGCGATGGTGGATGAAGGGAAGTTTTGGCCTTTTGGGTGGAGATGTTATCCTCTTCTTGTTAGTGTATTCCACTTGGCAGGCAGTGTTTTCTCCTATGTTCTGATTGAATTTGTGACAATGAATATGCCTGGATTTGGGTGTTGTGGAGAATCCGTAAAAATTATGGTATATGGTATGGATGACTTTTGAGAGTTCATGCAAGTGACCCACCTAAATTAATGAGAGTTTTGCAAAGTCAAAGTTGCTTGTTGGGGgtgatgataataattgttCCCCACCATTATTGGTTTTTCAACCAGATTTGTTGTATGTGTTCTGCATTGGGCTGGATTCGTATCTATGACAAATTAGATGCTAAATTTATGATATTGTTACCGAAACAAGTATAGAGTGAACAAATTAGTTGAGTGTATGCAGTTATTTCATGAGCAAGAGTTTATAAATGAAAGGGTGAAGAGTGAAATGATAATTTCATTGTAATTCAAGTTATATTTTACTGTGTATTGGTTACACTTGCACCCCGCCAATTCTTTTtctaaactacaaaaaaaatattaaaagtatagagattttttttataatattattaaatttaatcaagtagtttgatcttgaaatttatcaacctgattttttatttatctcaagctttaaattaaattatgtaggAACTTATTTAAagtgaattatttaatttaatggatTTAATGATAATTTGAATAACTGATAAAAACATGacacaacttaaaaaaaaattaagacaatattttttttaaacattgaaACGATGCCAGATTGGATCTACCTCGATCACCCTATGACTTGAGTAATGGactctaataaatttaataaccttactgtttttataaattatttttatttaatttatgatagaATCACATACTTGCAATATTGAGCATTTAAAAAGGATATTTATCTAGGATCGTGATAACCctatgaaaagtaaaaaaaaataaactattaattTCATTTCTCGACCAGTATTGAtgaaaagtgaaataaaaaaaataattaaaaaaattaaagaaccaAAAACTAAAACGCAAATATATCAAGTTTGATGGCTAAATCCGCTAAATTTATAAATCAAGTAACCCGAGTCAACATATCAAATTCGCAAACCGGGAAATGAACTCTATTGTGAtcaataacttgtttttttctaagctattttttatctaactatatgataacaaaaattgaCAGTTGCAAAATCGAACGTCAAACCAATATcaagactcttttttttaagactatgataacctcataaaaaatataacgaaACTCTATTATCAATCAGTCtaatatcgaatgatgaaataaaaaaataaaaataaaagttaaactcATTAAACTCGTCAACAGCTCATggactttctaaaatttaataacatgttttttacccaaaactttttttttctaaccatatgataaagataaaaataaatgatcataTAATCAAGTTcacttgggaaaaaaaaaaaagaaaataaatgctaAACCCGTGAACCGGGACAACCAAGTTTACTTTGCCAGACTCACAAACTGGGTCATTGACTCCACAAAGTTcaataacctagtttttttttcaaaataaatttttatttagctatttttttaaaaaatagattatactGCGACACCGAGATACTTTTCTGATACTAAcccgatattaaaatatttttttgatattgcgataactatataaaatataaattaaattaaattatcaacttTAACTCCCTATAAACACattatattatgaataaataaataaaacaataaccaaataaaaaaaggggtcaaaatgcaaaaacaaaattaataaaataaaagaaaattgtgaattattatttaatccACAGTGCTAATAATAAGTATGGAGAAACAATTTTTTCccataccttttaattttattcttaactataattttataatacacatttaaaatcttttatatttttgttcaaaGGTAATACACAAAAggtaaaagaataaatattgtcgatatttgttttttatagagttgatagctgaatatgtttttttatataacggagtaaattataaacttaaatTATGTTGagagatcaaattaattttggtctccgagtatcttatattttataaatgaatttttgaatattatattttgtaattttgatcaaaacaaatcttaaaaaacaaaaaataataataatatcacgaAAAGCAGTAATTACAGTAGACACTCGTTATCTCTTTCCGTACTaacttctctcctctctcaccTGAATCTATAAAAAATCTCCATCCCCATCCGAAATCCCACTCGGGCTTTTCCAGCAACACACAAAAAGTCCAAGAAACTTTCCACGGCCACCATTGTTACATATCATCAAAGGATGAAATCACTAGTGGGTCAGCAGATTGAGAATCACAAGTCGAATGGACTTCTCTCATGCCATTTATCTACTTCATGACTCTTATCTACTTCGTTTTTGCTATTCTCGGTTCCCCTGCTCACTGGCCAATCAACGAGAAGGCTAGACCacttttagaattatttattttaataaaaaaatattttttttatattgtcatatcagaattattgaaaaatattaaaaaaatattaaattaacatttttaaaaataaatatattttaaaatacatttaaatacaCTCTCAATCctgcataaaaaaagaatattttaattattactttttaaaatatttttttatttataaatatgttaaaataatattttttatttttaaaaaattatttttgattttagcgacgtgaaaatataaaaaaataataatttaaaattaaaaaaattaaaaaaataattttttaaaaaatacttaacgAAAAACAAACAGCTAAATAAGCATGATATTGTGGTGCAAAGATGGAGTGGTTTggtttattatatttgtttttgtttatgtttgtaCAGGAtgtgttttgaaaaaagaaaaagctttttaatatttatttcagaTACAATAACAgttttctaaattaatatatttttttatttatttttcacgcTAACTTCCAAGGATATGAAATATTATTCGTCTTTGAATATCAAGTTACAAATATAATAtacaaaaacttaattataaaataaaaaatcaccgAACCATAAAATACTGAACGTAATTTATGTTGTTAATtgaattaaagatataaaaatagaattaagtCACCAACCTTTTTCTCTTCTACGCTGAAATTAAAATGGTCACTATCCTCAATCAAGAAATTCTTGCAGAGTGGTCAAATCATCAATTAAGTAATGGCACTTTCTTGTTACAGTGCTCGAACAACAGAGCATCAAGCCAAAACAAGATAAGATCAACGTCAAAACACTGACTTTTACTGCGTGAGCTTTCAGATCTGATTCTAGCAGTTGTTACAGGCTTCAGGCTTGCAGCTCCTGTGGTGGTCCAGTGTCGTTGGACTAAACCCGACCACAAAGATCCTGTAGGTCTTTAGATGACATGCCTCAACCTGCGCCATTCAATCCACCTCTGAAAACTTATCCTTTCTTCATCTTCTACTCGGTCGAGCCAACAGATAATTGTCTAGACTCTAGACGATGAGGCATGGCAGTGCCGCCGTGGTAGCATTCTGTTGCGCCGGGCGCGATTGGAGTGGTGCCTGTTCGGCAGTGTGGTGAAAACTGTGATTTATTTTAactattgttttaaaaacatttaattaatgaatacatatctagttttatataaatttaattgaaaattcttttttaaaatattaattatgaaataaaaagtatataatttataatttttttaatccatgatCTCAAAAGATACTACAACGACAAACATATACTTATACTAGCTCAAATTTGTCTAACAATATATTTCtcgttttatttttcatatttcttcataaatatattactctttattttctcaacaaggtcaagtacaaaaaaaatagaagatatttatggtattttttttaaactaataagtttattcttcaagtttttttattagtaaattCATACCTTCTTGCATGCCCTGTAACATTCGagcaatatttttaaaagtttgataTTTGTGTCTTTCAAAGTTATAATttcgttaatatttttttatttttacactaagatttacaaaaatgaaaaaataaataatatttcttcacttttacATTCATAATTACATGTGATCAAAACATCAAGGTCGACAAGTAGACTGGGCGGGCTTCGGACATACTTTCAATTTACAAACTCAAACCCACGTTCGAAGAAAACACAAACAACAATGGGTTTCAAAGCTTCAACAGCGTACTTCATATTGTTAGGTCAATGGCCCAAGAACAATGTAATAAACTCTTTTGAAATGACGATTATAACACTTTTGAAATGTGGAATTTGGGCTGGTTCTCCTCCGCCGAGGAGTATTCCAACATTTCCAGATACCATTATCGTtcatacaagaaaaaaacttaaaaaaaaatagacgtgAAAATGGTCGAGAGAATCATTTTAAAAGATGGCTGGttagaaaacaaatcacaaaatcaattgaagagGCCTGAACATGATGCCATCTGGACGAAGTTTTGCCGTCTAGGGGTAGTTTAAACTGAAATCCAGTAGCTAAAGGTGAcctataaaatggaaaaaagagtGATCTTCTGCATCCAACGCTCCATCTTTCATTAGGGATGGAACCAGTGAGATTACTTTATTGAAATAAGAGAGATGAAGAtattagagataaaaaaaaagatatcttttttttgtactttgtattttaaaagtatataagTTTTGTTTGGGCCAAAAGCcctattttatataaaaaaataatgaaaatgaaatgatgagattttaaaagtgtttggtattatattagtttatattttttaaattattttttatttgaaaaaatatcaaattaatacttgtttttttagttttaatgtattgatataaaaaattaatctattttaaaaaaattattttaatatattttttattaaaaaatattttttaaaaacacgtttCAATACATTATTATATTACCAAACATATACTAAGTTGTAACATTCATTAGATTCATTCACGAAGCAATGGTAACAAGTCATGCACAACTTCATCAATGGAAACATCTCCTAGCTTTTAAAAGACGCAACTAATAAATTTTTGCTCTGGACTTCGTTCAAATCACAATTGATACAGATGTGGAAAAGGATAACTAGGATTTCTCgagcataaaaaaaatcgttttaataaattctgaaatttaataattctaaaaactattttaaaaaataacacatcaaATGGAAGTAGCTAAATCAAcctattctatatatatatatatatatatatatatatatatatatatatatatatatatatataaagctaagctaaaaataataagaaagaaattgagaaataacaagaaaaatgaagaaaattacaaaacaactaTCTTTTGAATGGAGTTTGGATATGtttttgatcaaatttaaacCAGGTTTAacaatcagataaaaaatagatataattttttatttattcgaACTTTTTTATGGATTTGACCTTATCTATGAATAAACATTTCATGTCAACAAATGGTATAATACTAGTAGGTGGTGGAAAGAAATATATGTTTCGATGACTTTTTTAAGGAAAAGTTTTGCTGTGCCGCTAATGCTTTTCATTTCCCGGGCATTCATTTGATTATGCTTGCTCCACTATGGGGCTATGGTGGGGATCATGCCCCAAGTGATAAATACATTAATATGAGTTCAccaaaaaaagtgaaaaaaatataatcaaagatTATTATTTGATCACTTTCATGTCATCTTGTTTTACAAGCATTGTTTCAGATATCTAATATCTATTGATCTCTTTTGGTCGGAAATAAggaattcatttaaaataaatcaattaatccgtgaaaaaaataatattattctcaCGAGGCAATCTCTTTTATTATCTTGGTTTCTCCTGGTACTGGTATTTGCTCTTGTTTGCCCCCTTAAGCTGATAGAAAGAAGAAGCAGACAGTACTTCTACATAAATAGAGACAAGAAGGAGCAGTATGTCTACACTTGTCTATGTAATCCTCACTTCTCTCGTTGCCAGCACTCTATCAAGTGGCACCAACGGGGAGACACTAGAGTTTCTCATCGGTAGCAGAGGTAGAGGCCTAAAGAACGGTTGCAGCTCTGAAAATCACAGGAATTATAGGGCAACTCGGTGTTCAAAATTAGGAGATGCTGGAGCACCACCAGCAGCTCTGCCTGTGAAAACAGAACTGTTGGTATTTGCAGACCAAAGGCTGGCTTCGGTGTATCCTATTATACAGAAGTTCAAGTCCTTAATCACCTCGGATCCTCTTGGCATCACCAAAACCTGGGTGGGCTCGGATATATGCAACTACAAAGGGTTCTTCTGTGACAGCCCCCCAGATAACAATTCTGCAACAGCTGTTGCCTCTATTGACTTCAACGGATTTCAACTTGCTGCCCCTACTCTCGATGGATTTCTTGACCAACTTCCTGATGTTGCACTTTTTCATGCCAACTCCAACAACTTTGCAGGGACTATCTCTTCAAATATCGCCAGGCTTCCTTATCTCTACGAGCTTGACATAAGCAACAACCTATTCTCTGGTTCATTTCCCACAGCTGTTCTTGGTATGAATGGCCTAACATTCCTGGACATTCGGTTCAATTTCTTTGCCGGGGCAGTACCACCTCAAATATTTACACAAAATCTCGAAGTTCTCtttatcaacaacaacaattttttgacGACGTTGCCGGATAATTTAGGCAGCACTCACATTCTTTACCTCACCCTGGCAAACAACAAATTCATAGGTCCAATCCCAACAGGCATTTTCAAAGCATTTTCCTCTCTGAGTGAGGTCCTACTCTCGAACAACCAACTAACAGGCTGTTTGCCTTATGAGGTAGGGCTTCTCAAAGAGGCCATAGTATTTGATGCTAGCAACAATAAATTGACAGGTCCATTGCCGGTCGCCTTGTCTTGTCTAGAGAAGGTGGAGCTGCTGAACTTTACTGGCAATCAATTATTTGGAATGGTTCCTGAGGTGGTCTGTGAGCTGGAAAAATTGAGGAACTTTTCACTGTCCGCTAATTATTTCACAACGTTGGGGCCAATGTGCAGGGATTTATTTTACAAAGGAGTTCTCGACATCACGAACAATTGCATCCCTGGTCTTCCATTCCAAAGATCAGTAGTGGAATGTTTAGATTTCATTGCACACCCGAAGTCCTGTCCCCGGATGTGGTCTTACactttcattccttgcaactcCCCCTTCAGCTCTGGCTCTATGAATCCTGGAATGGCTCCTTCATCTTGACTGCGTTACATTAAGCTCATGTCCTGCGTTGGCTTTTGTCCATGTTTGGAACTTTCGATTATATTGTTTGTGAAGACAACCATTCTTTCACTTCATCCATTCTATATAATAATCCGTGTCTTTAGTTTGCCATGTTCCATGTTGTGTATTGAAAGGGGCCACATAGTTTCTGGCTTTCTGCTGCATAAATTGATGAGCATACAACACGCTATTACATGAAGTGTAGCAGTTCGATTCATCAACAGGTCATGGGTCTAGCCATCGGTGGTTAGTCCCTTCTCTCTTCGAATTTTGATGGAGTCCAtctaaaattcttatttttttagtttgaagaggataattttttaattccattaaaataaaaggttctggatttttttctttttgtttaaatgttagaattattatttatatttttaattataaagggACAAATATCAATTACATTGACTAATTTAGTATATTATATACCAAGActccatcaaaacaaaaatcaataaaaagggCATCAATGAACGATGGGTAAAAATCCCATGCATCAATCTCCTCCGGTGGTATGGTAGAAAAGCACTGATCTAATCCAATCCAAGATGAAGAAAATCATTCTGTCAAGACCACCATGCTCACCTCATTATATCCCATCTTGTTATCGTATATCATTTAATAATCTAACAAAACTGCTAAACCCATGTTTCGGTTTATTTGCATAGTTGTTATAACCAGTATATAGAGTTTAGGATTTGAGTCATTGAATTATTGAGTTAACTGGTCAATCtgagttaaattttaattcaaaacaacgacattttagtttttttaaaaatatataaaaaatatagctgACTTGACTTTTTTCGAGTTTCATAATATTAATGTTCAAAATCTAGCTTGAGTTGACCTCTAAATTACTAAATTTTCAGATTGATTTGCCAGatcatattgaattttaaaaaaaatagaacatcgAGAAACTAAGAAAAAACTCTGTTTAAGTTAGCCTCCAAATCATCAGGTTTTCAGACTGATctgttgaatttaataactatagaaaggaaaaacaggGCATCCTATaatgaaaaaccaagaaaaagactCGGCTTAACGTTTTTGGATCATAGACTTTTGAATTCAACTGCTAAAGGGGCTGAATTTAATAACTACATTAAGGAAAAACACTTGTAAtgagaaaccaagaaaaaacttGGCTTCAGGTTAGTCTTCATATCGTCATGTTTTTTGATTGATATGTTAAATCAAGTTGAATTTAGTAAGAATAGTAAGGAAAAACATGGCATCGTGTAATGGgaaaccaagaagaaaaaaacgagGAGACCTTTGAAAAACATATGGTTCTAGAATTCGATCATCCTGAGTGGGAATATGCTAGCTCCTCTACGTGGCCATTTAAGTGGCCGCTGGCTTCTGCAATTTACTTTGATTGGACACGATCTGATTCCATTCCAAATGATTATTAGCCTGGAAGGTCTCAGCTGAGTTAGGGAAGACGCAACCATCCCACATTGCAGCATCTCCTGCTGCGACCATGTGGTCCAGCTCAAAAAGTCCCGCATTAAAGAGtaagaaatgattgaaaaaaatgcaTGCTCATATTGCAGAGCCTCGTCACTGGTCACTGTTGTTGGTTTTATTAGGCTTTAAATGGGAGAAGGCGAAAATGGTGGCACTTAGTGGGAGTTTTCTGCTTTTCATGATAGGatttaagaatgttttattGGATTGAGGAGGCCATGAGCTGGGCATGTTAATCCCGAACTCTCCATTAAAATGTTAATGAGTGGCTTGTTGATTGCATCAAGGTTTCAAGTTCTTGATTATTTATCTGAACATTAATTTATCTATATCCATTAATCACATGAATCAAAAGCTTTAAATCAGCCTTTAAATGAACGTCTaaactatataattaaaaaaaaattatttattgttagGCTAACTTAATTGACAGAAATTAAAGCGTGTGTTTACgctatcaaataataatataaattagagggattatatttaatatcatataGGTTGATGCAAATTACACTTTGTCTTTGCAATTACAATGTTGgaaatatttaaacaatttttattggtttttcttgaaaataagtACATGATTATTCAGGTATCAAACTATATAAAACGTGTTATTCATTTATCAAATTACATGAtacaaatcataatttttcaaattataaaaataaaatgtaatatGTATCTAATCATGAGATGTTAAATATAATCTATCCtgtaaattatattataaagtgtaagttaagataatttttaaatattttttaatcaattcatatgttaattaattttaaatatttttcaatgtggaaaattcttttttatagaaTCGTTAAATATTACTCTCGGCCACTTTGTGTTTGGTTGCTGTGAGGCCTAGCAGGCCATTAGCAAATGGTATGCTCCTAATTAAGGGCCATAAACTTCGCCTCTGTCTGGGCCACGTGGATTGCAAGGCTGTGTAATTTGAGCTTCGAGCCCATCTATTACTACAGTGTTCTCCCAGGCCTGATAGCTTGCTCTGTGAACCAATTTCATGAGCTCCCAAGGCAATATACTTAAGAGATTAACGGCCCATATTCTCTGAGTTGGATCTCTTTATGGGCTTTGCAGCACGATTCATCCCAGATATTGGGCCGCACGCA harbors:
- the LOC18104849 gene encoding probable WRKY transcription factor 7 isoform X1, coding for MAVELMMGYSGDSFATKMQENDVREAATAGIQSVEEVIKLLKQNQLEQQQKQQYYQELSAASSSSNLGTDNIMAVTDMAVNNFKKVISLLGRTTRTGHARFRRAPVACPPQQQIQEPEPGPQQQKQQVQEPVPYVRAINSQPTEQGSAFRVYQPTPIHRLPPLPHNQQQKTLLVTKNGLSDRNEMATTINFANSPTISAPSFLSSLTGETDSFQCSKSSGFQFTQPSAGKPPLSSSSLKRKCNSMDDAALKCGSSSSRCHCSKKSRKSRIKRVVRVPAISSKMADIPPDDYSWRKYGQKPIKGSPHPRGYYKCSSVRGCPARKHVERALDDSMMLIVTYEGEHNHSHPIDEAPGALVLESS
- the LOC18104850 gene encoding uncharacterized protein At4g06744, yielding MSTLVYVILTSLVASTLSSGTNGETLEFLIGSRGRGLKNGCSSENHRNYRATRCSKLGDAGAPPAALPVKTELLVFADQRLASVYPIIQKFKSLITSDPLGITKTWVGSDICNYKGFFCDSPPDNNSATAVASIDFNGFQLAAPTLDGFLDQLPDVALFHANSNNFAGTISSNIARLPYLYELDISNNLFSGSFPTAVLGMNGLTFLDIRFNFFAGAVPPQIFTQNLEVLFINNNNFLTTLPDNLGSTHILYLTLANNKFIGPIPTGIFKAFSSLSEVLLSNNQLTGCLPYEVGLLKEAIVFDASNNKLTGPLPVALSCLEKVELLNFTGNQLFGMVPEVVCELEKLRNFSLSANYFTTLGPMCRDLFYKGVLDITNNCIPGLPFQRSVVECLDFIAHPKSCPRMWSYTFIPCNSPFSSGSMNPGMAPSS
- the LOC18104849 gene encoding probable WRKY transcription factor 7 isoform X2, coding for MAVELMMGYSGDSFATKMQENDVREAATAGIQSVEEVIKLLKQNQLEQQQKQQYYQELSAASSSSNLGTDNIMAVTDMAVNNFKKVISLLGRTTRTGHARFRRAPVACPPQQQIQEPEPGPQQQKQQVQEPVPYVRAINSQPTEQGSAFRVYQPTPIHRLPPLPHNQQQKTLLVTKNGLSDRNEMATTINFANSPTISAPSFLSSLTGETDSFQCSKSSGFQFTQPSAGKPPLSSSSLKRKCNSMDDAALKCGSSSSRCHCSKKRKSRIKRVVRVPAISSKMADIPPDDYSWRKYGQKPIKGSPHPRGYYKCSSVRGCPARKHVERALDDSMMLIVTYEGEHNHSHPIDEAPGALVLESS